In Nitrospirota bacterium, one DNA window encodes the following:
- the deoC gene encoding deoxyribose-phosphate aldolase → MTTQNWNLPALIDHTVLRPDATKADVLRLCQEAREFGFIVIFVPPCYLDEAVEAVAGTTIRVGIPVGFPLGGHTTATKVAEAIEGVARGATVLDMVINVSRLKSGDYDLVRGDMAEVVKATKGVEHKVILETCCLTREEKITACRLAVEAGMDYVKTSTGFASAGATVEDVRLMKDTVAGRAKVKASGGIRDWKTTLAMLEAGADRIGTSASLAIVAEWSVSRGKG, encoded by the coding sequence ATGACAACACAGAATTGGAACCTGCCGGCGTTGATCGACCATACCGTGTTGCGTCCGGACGCAACGAAGGCAGACGTGCTGCGGCTCTGCCAGGAGGCGAGGGAGTTCGGTTTCATCGTGATCTTTGTGCCGCCCTGTTACCTCGATGAGGCGGTCGAGGCAGTGGCCGGTACGACGATTCGCGTCGGGATTCCTGTCGGGTTTCCGCTGGGTGGCCACACGACGGCAACGAAGGTTGCGGAGGCCATTGAAGGCGTCGCACGGGGAGCCACGGTGCTGGATATGGTCATCAACGTGAGCCGGCTCAAGTCCGGTGACTACGATCTTGTCAGGGGAGATATGGCTGAGGTCGTGAAAGCGACCAAGGGGGTTGAGCATAAAGTCATTCTGGAAACCTGCTGCCTGACGCGAGAAGAAAAAATCACAGCCTGCCGTTTGGCTGTTGAAGCAGGGATGGACTACGTGAAGACTTCGACGGGGTTCGCTTCTGCCGGCGCTACGGTGGAGGATGTCAGGCTGATGAAAGATACGGTGGCTGGTCGCGCCAAGGTCAAAGCGTCCGGCGGAATTCGAGATTGGAAGACCACCTTGGCGATGCTGGAGGCTGGCGCAGATCGGATCGGGACCAGCGCGAGCCTTGCGATTGTGGCGGAGTGGTCTGTTTCAAGAGGGAAGGGGTGA